In the Streptomyces sp. NBC_00193 genome, GCGGGAAGCCCGCGAGGAGGAGGACGAGGACCGCCCGGACCCGTGCGAGCCCTGGGACCCCTGCGAGTCCCCGTGGCGGGCCGCGCTCGTCATCGCCGTCGGTACCGACACCAGCTCCTCGGCGCCCGCCGCGACGGCTCCGGTCGGCGCCAGCCCGCAGGTGCCGCAGTAGACCTCGCCGCCGCCCATGTCCTCGTACGTCCCCGGGCAGCCGGGGCGCATGCACGCCGTTCCGATCAGACTCACGCGTCCCCCTCCCTCGGCCCGTCGGGCCACTCGCGCACCGGTCGGTGCCCCTGTCGATCCTGCTGGTCCTGCTGGTTGCGCTGGTCCTGCTGTGGTGAGGGCAGCGCCTCGGCCGTGGCCCACTGGTAGCGCAGCACCGCCTGCTCGGCGGCCCGCAGATCGCAGGGAGCGCTCCACAGCATCCGCCGGGCGGTGTCGTACCGCTCCATCAGCAGCGGATCCTCCGCCATGCCGAGCCGGGCCACCTTCGCCCGGTAGGCGTCGAGCCGTCCGCGCAGCTCCGCGCGCACGGCCAGCGGAGCCGTCACCGCGGTCAACGATTCGCGGGCCCGGCGCAATTCCTCCTCGGCCCGCTCCTCCAAGGACTCCAGCAGCGGCGACAGCCGGTGCCACTGGGCCCGGCGCCGGTACTCGGCCGCCGCCGAGAGCTGCTCCTGCAGCACCGTCGGCGGGCCGCTCACCGCGGGCACCTCGGACGCCGCGATCTTCGCCAGCACCTCGCCGCGGGCCACCCGGGCCTCCGCCAGGGTCCGGTCGGCCCGCGAGAGCACGTCCCGCAGCCCGATCAGCCGCTGCTCGGCGTCCTGCCGGACGGTCAGCACCGCCTCGACCTCCCGGCGTACGTCCTCCAGTGCGCGCGCGGCCCGGTCGTAGCGCCCGGTGTCCGGACGGCCGCCACCCGGCGCGGAGCTCCCGGACACCGCGCACCAGAACGCCAGCGGGTCCTCGATCACCCGGGCCCGCAGGTCCGCCAGCTCGGCCGTGATGGCCTCCAGGTCGTCCCCCGAGGGGTGTTCCCCCGGCCGGACCCCCACCGAGTGGGCGAGGGCGCGGGTACGGTGCAGTTCGGCGGCGAGCAGGTCGATCCGGGCGGGCAGCGCCGACCAGACGGAGTCCGCGGCGACCACCACGTCCAGGGAGCTCGCGTACAGCTCGTTCATGCGGGACACCAGCTCGGCGAGGGAGAACCGCTCCGCGAGCGGAGCCCCCTCCACGGCGGCGCCGGAGATCAGCACCCCGGGCCCGCGCAGCCGGTCCGTCAGCTCGACCAGGTCCTCGCGGCTCGGCCAGCGCCGCCGCTCGCGGATCTCCCGGGCGGCGCCCAGCGCCCCGCTGTAGGCGTCGAAGTAGCGCCACAGCCGGGTGATGGCCGCATCGGCCTCGGCCCACCGCTCCTTGGTGACCCCGGTCAGCCCGGCGCCCTCCAGGAGCCGCCGGCCGGAGTGGTCCTGGAGCGCGAGCAGCGAGGTCTCGACGGCCTCGTGCTCCGCACCCAGCCGGGCCAGCGCACGGTCCACGCCGTCCCGGTCCATCACCGCCGGCTGCGCCCCCAAAGGATGTGCCTCCACCGATCCCGCCTCCGGTCTTGTGACATCGGGCTCAGAATCCGACACCGGCCTCAGTCCCGGTACTTGGGAACGGGCGGGCCGCCCACGCCGGGCAGCACGGGCTCCAGGTGGTCCCGGTAGGCCTTCATCCAGGGGCTGTTGCCGCCGCCCGCGCGGTAGTCCTCCAGCACCTTGTTGACCCGGCGCACCAGGTCGCCTGCGTCCTTGTTCATGGCCACCCCGTAGAACTCCTTGGTGAACGGGGAGCCCACCAGTGCGACCGACGGGTCCTGCGCGGCCTGGCCGGCGGCGAGGGCGTTGTCCGTGATGATGCCGTCCACCTCGCCCAGCTGCAGCCGGACCAGGCAGTCGAGCTGGTTGGACACGCTGACCGGGACGGCGCCGTAGGACTGGGCGGCCAGTGCCGACTCGGCCGTGGAGCCCGCCGCCGTGCAGATGCGGCGGCCCTTCAGCGAAGCGTCGTAGCCGGTGATCGTCGAACCCTTGGGGGCCAGCACCTGCTGCCCGGCCTCGAAGTACGCCGTCGAGAAGGCGACTTCCTCCAGCCGCTTGCAGTTGACGGTCATCGTGCGCACGACGATGTCGACGGTGCCGTCCTTGAGCGCGGGGATGCGCTGGCTGGTGGGGATGGCCCGGTAGATGACCTTGCCGTCCTCGCCGAAGATGTCCTTCGCTATGGCCTTGACCAGGGCGATGTCGAAGCCGTCGAGCTCCCCGGCCGGGTTGCGGTAGCCCCATTTGAAGCTGTTCTGGTCCACGCCCGCGACGAGGTGGCCCGCCGCGCGGATCCGCTGGATCGCGGAGCCGTCCAGCCCGTTGGGGCGCAGGCTCGCCTCCGGGTTCTCACAGGTGTCCCCCGGCGCCTGCGGAGCGACGGCCATCCTGGCCGGCTCGCGCACCAGCGAGGAGGCTCCCGGGCCGCTCGGGGCCGCCTGAGCCAGCGGCAGCAGCACGGCCGCCGCCGTCAGCGCGCAGGCCGCGGCCATCGCACCGACCCCGCCCCAGCCGCGCAGCCGGCCCGTCAGCCGCCGCAGGCCGCGTACGTCCGGTCCTTCGACGGCGCTCACGGCGCCCTCCGCGGGCTCCGCCGTGCCTTGCGCGGAGGCCACGACGGCCTCCGGGGCCACCGCAGGGGTCGCGG is a window encoding:
- a CDS encoding glutamate ABC transporter substrate-binding protein — protein: MAAACALTAAAVLLPLAQAAPSGPGASSLVREPARMAVAPQAPGDTCENPEASLRPNGLDGSAIQRIRAAGHLVAGVDQNSFKWGYRNPAGELDGFDIALVKAIAKDIFGEDGKVIYRAIPTSQRIPALKDGTVDIVVRTMTVNCKRLEEVAFSTAYFEAGQQVLAPKGSTITGYDASLKGRRICTAAGSTAESALAAQSYGAVPVSVSNQLDCLVRLQLGEVDGIITDNALAAGQAAQDPSVALVGSPFTKEFYGVAMNKDAGDLVRRVNKVLEDYRAGGGNSPWMKAYRDHLEPVLPGVGGPPVPKYRD